One Sodalinema gerasimenkoae IPPAS B-353 DNA segment encodes these proteins:
- the smc gene encoding chromosome segregation protein SMC, giving the protein MVYIKEIELTNFKSFGGTTRVPFRREFTVISGPNGSGKSNILDALLFCLGIASSKGMRADRLPDLVNQQQNRRKSTVEASVSVTFDLSREDLLWRRMQRAENSDEENVSDASEEGAGEDETLPQHQDWRVTRRLRVTPSGGYTSQYAINGEVCTLGELHEQLNELRVYPEGYNVVLQGDVTSIISMNARERREIIDELAGVAAFDRKIDRAKEKFAEVEEREDRCRIVEKELMTQRDRLAADRLKAEQYQRLRQELQQKQEWARVLQWQQLRQRQEQIGEQLAAGDRTRGELQDTLAQLAENLKQASDELDVLNQQVKALGEDELLARQSELARQEAEQQQRQQRRQELQQQRQEIEGAIAQTERAIAQNQQQQEQLRQQQQLLETDQLPTLRESRELAQGELEQARESANALADRAQAWVQEQTQLRQQTETLLGTLEPQRTEQAQLQERLAQLGEQLSQRETAIAQREDQLRQSQQEYQHLSQEEETAQQHLQHLERSSQAAEEELQIQQDTQTRLLQEQRDKQRRLDKLEAQNQAIQEASGSYASQVVEQSGLSGICGSVSQLGRVESDVQIALETAAGGRLGFVVVEDDLVASAAIQLLKEKRAGRATFLPLNKIRAPRFQRTPEVERTPGFIDYAVNLIDCEERYDAIFAYVFGSTVVFDRLDNARRLLGQARMVTLDGELLEASGAMTGGSQRRGSSHLHFGHVETGESAEVKGLRDRLRQIGEILERCEEEILRWSSELKLGAKALMEAKQQHREHQLRRERLGQDIESLQQHQEQGRSQQSQQRQELDSTQARLQQLQQELPQQEQQLRNLREQLAELEKSQTHQEWQQYQQEIQQREEILAQRTQSLRDGEERLRELASQQGRLGEKIQERQQQLGELQSRGQEIEQQQEQLAQQHQELDEQIAQTRASFAEIEAKLGEEKQARDRAEAELRELRVNQQQTDWRLQKLQETQEGRVEQLQQVRQQLREQQQDLPNPLPEVPPQLKLDALDKELRSLAKRIEAMEPVNMLALEEFERTQARLEELTEKLAILQDERQELLLRIENFTTLRLRAFKEAFDAVNENFAQIFAELSQGDGYLQLSDPEDPFNGGLNLVAHPKGKPVQRLASMSGGEKSLTALSFIFALQRYRPSPFYAFDEVDMFLDGANVERLAKMIKKQAQAAQFIVVSLRRPTIAAAARTIGVTQARGAYTQVLGLKLQQQPQPETQESLSPERSV; this is encoded by the coding sequence ATGGTTTACATCAAAGAAATCGAACTCACTAATTTTAAATCCTTTGGGGGAACCACGAGGGTTCCGTTCCGGCGTGAGTTTACGGTCATTTCGGGACCGAATGGTTCTGGGAAGTCTAATATTTTGGATGCCCTGTTGTTTTGTTTGGGAATTGCCTCATCGAAGGGGATGCGGGCCGATCGCCTGCCGGATTTAGTCAATCAACAGCAAAATCGACGTAAATCGACGGTGGAGGCCAGTGTCAGTGTCACCTTTGATTTGTCTCGGGAGGATCTGTTGTGGCGACGGATGCAGCGAGCGGAAAACTCTGATGAGGAGAACGTCTCTGATGCTTCTGAAGAGGGGGCTGGGGAGGATGAGACACTGCCACAGCATCAGGATTGGCGGGTGACGCGGCGGCTGCGAGTGACGCCGTCGGGGGGCTATACCTCGCAATATGCGATCAATGGCGAGGTCTGTACTCTGGGAGAGTTGCATGAACAACTCAATGAGTTGCGCGTCTATCCTGAGGGCTATAATGTGGTGCTTCAGGGGGATGTGACCAGTATTATCTCCATGAACGCTCGGGAACGGCGGGAGATTATTGATGAGTTGGCCGGGGTGGCGGCGTTCGATCGCAAAATTGATCGGGCCAAAGAGAAGTTCGCCGAAGTGGAGGAACGCGAAGATCGCTGTCGCATTGTGGAGAAGGAATTGATGACCCAACGCGATCGCCTTGCCGCCGATCGCCTCAAAGCCGAACAATATCAGCGATTACGCCAGGAACTTCAGCAGAAACAAGAGTGGGCTAGAGTTTTACAGTGGCAGCAATTGCGCCAACGCCAAGAGCAGATTGGGGAACAATTGGCAGCTGGCGATCGCACTCGCGGGGAACTTCAGGACACTCTGGCCCAACTGGCTGAGAATTTGAAACAGGCCAGCGATGAACTCGATGTGTTAAATCAGCAGGTGAAGGCCCTCGGCGAAGATGAACTCTTGGCTCGTCAGTCGGAGTTGGCCCGTCAGGAAGCCGAACAGCAGCAACGCCAGCAGCGACGGCAGGAGTTGCAGCAGCAGCGTCAGGAGATTGAGGGGGCGATCGCCCAAACCGAGAGGGCGATCGCGCAAAACCAGCAGCAACAGGAGCAACTTCGCCAACAACAGCAACTCCTAGAAACTGACCAACTTCCCACCCTGAGAGAGTCACGGGAGTTGGCCCAGGGAGAACTCGAACAGGCCCGAGAGTCCGCCAACGCCCTGGCTGATCGCGCTCAAGCTTGGGTGCAAGAACAAACCCAACTCCGTCAACAAACGGAAACCCTCCTGGGAACCCTTGAACCCCAACGCACCGAACAGGCCCAACTTCAGGAACGGCTGGCCCAATTGGGGGAACAACTCAGTCAACGGGAGACGGCGATCGCCCAACGAGAGGACCAACTGCGACAGAGTCAACAGGAGTATCAACACCTCAGCCAAGAAGAAGAAACCGCTCAACAGCATCTGCAACACCTCGAACGCAGTAGCCAAGCTGCCGAGGAGGAGTTGCAGATTCAGCAAGATACCCAAACTCGTCTCTTGCAAGAACAGCGGGACAAACAACGCCGCCTCGATAAGCTCGAAGCCCAAAATCAAGCCATTCAAGAAGCCTCCGGCAGTTATGCCAGCCAAGTGGTGGAACAGTCAGGATTGAGCGGAATTTGTGGGTCGGTATCCCAACTGGGACGGGTCGAGAGCGACGTGCAAATCGCCCTAGAAACCGCTGCCGGGGGACGATTGGGCTTTGTTGTCGTTGAGGATGATTTAGTCGCCTCTGCGGCGATTCAGCTTTTGAAAGAAAAACGGGCTGGGCGGGCCACGTTTCTGCCCCTGAATAAGATTCGCGCCCCTCGTTTTCAGCGGACTCCCGAGGTCGAACGCACTCCCGGTTTTATTGACTATGCGGTGAATCTGATTGACTGCGAGGAACGCTATGACGCTATCTTTGCCTATGTGTTTGGCTCAACAGTGGTGTTTGACCGCTTAGACAATGCCCGTCGGTTATTGGGACAGGCGCGCATGGTGACTCTCGATGGGGAACTCCTCGAAGCCAGTGGGGCCATGACTGGGGGAAGTCAGCGGCGGGGATCATCTCATCTACATTTTGGCCATGTGGAGACTGGGGAATCGGCGGAAGTGAAGGGGTTGCGCGATCGCCTGCGGCAGATTGGCGAGATTCTCGAACGCTGTGAGGAGGAGATTTTACGCTGGAGTAGTGAACTGAAATTAGGGGCCAAGGCGCTGATGGAGGCGAAACAGCAACATCGAGAACACCAATTGCGCCGGGAACGACTGGGGCAGGATATTGAGAGTTTACAGCAGCACCAGGAGCAGGGGCGATCGCAACAAAGTCAACAACGCCAAGAACTCGATAGCACCCAGGCTCGTTTGCAGCAACTGCAACAGGAACTCCCTCAGCAAGAGCAGCAGTTACGAAACCTGCGAGAACAACTAGCGGAATTGGAGAAATCCCAAACTCACCAAGAATGGCAACAGTACCAACAGGAGATTCAACAACGGGAGGAAATCCTGGCCCAACGCACCCAGAGTTTGCGGGACGGGGAAGAACGGTTACGAGAATTAGCCAGTCAACAGGGGCGACTGGGTGAGAAAATCCAGGAACGTCAGCAACAGTTGGGGGAACTCCAGAGTCGTGGCCAGGAGATTGAGCAGCAACAGGAGCAACTGGCGCAACAACACCAGGAGTTAGATGAGCAGATCGCTCAAACTCGTGCCAGTTTTGCCGAAATTGAGGCCAAATTAGGAGAAGAGAAACAGGCCCGAGATCGCGCCGAAGCCGAACTGCGGGAATTGCGCGTCAACCAACAACAAACCGACTGGCGTTTACAGAAACTCCAAGAAACCCAAGAGGGGCGAGTTGAACAACTCCAGCAAGTGCGCCAACAACTGCGAGAACAGCAGCAAGACCTCCCCAACCCCCTCCCCGAGGTTCCCCCCCAGCTAAAACTAGACGCGTTGGACAAAGAACTCCGTAGCCTCGCCAAACGCATCGAGGCCATGGAACCAGTGAATATGTTGGCCCTAGAAGAATTTGAGCGCACCCAAGCTCGATTAGAAGAACTGACTGAGAAACTGGCCATTCTCCAGGATGAACGTCAGGAGTTGCTACTACGCATTGAAAACTTCACCACCCTGCGGTTACGCGCCTTTAAAGAAGCCTTCGACGCGGTAAATGAGAATTTTGCCCAAATCTTCGCTGAACTGTCTCAGGGGGACGGATATCTGCAACTGAGCGACCCGGAAGACCCCTTCAATGGCGGCTTGAACTTGGTGGCCCATCCTAAAGGTAAGCCTGTGCAACGGTTGGCCTCGATGTCAGGGGGGGAGAAATCTCTCACGGCGTTGAGTTTTATCTTTGCTCTACAACGCTATCGTCCCTCCCCGTTTTACGCCTTTGACGAGGTGGATATGTTTCTAGACGGGGCAAATGTGGAACGATTAGCTAAAATGATTAAAAAGCAGGCACAAGCCGCACAATTTATTGTCGTGAGTTTGCGCCGTCCCACTATCGCCGCCGCCGCGAGAACCATCGGTGTCACCCAGGCCCGAGGTGCTTATACCCAAGTTTTGGGTTTGAAGTTGCAACAGCAACCACAACCCGAAACTCAAGAATCTCTCTCGCCAGAGCGATCGGTCTGA
- a CDS encoding iron ABC transporter substrate-binding protein codes for MKRRKVIALISLAAATSTALIACAPDDSPTADGAAGQGETLVVYSGRGEDLIGPMFERFEAETGISVDVRYGDTAELAATILEEGQNSPADIYFAQDAGALGALQIEGRTRNIPENLLDQVDPRFRSREGQWIGITGRARVFAYNTDMLDADEVPDSIWDLTEPEWSGRVGWAPTNGSFQAFVSAVREHEGEERAREWLEAMQANDPQVFRNNTSIVEGLGRGEVEVGLVNNYYLARFQAEDPNFPVAHHYPSGDVGSMINIAGVAILDTTDQPEAAEAFVAFMLSPEAQQHFAEGNSEYPLIAGIDPPDNQLPISEINPPDIDLSSLEDLEGTLSLLQETGAL; via the coding sequence ATGAAACGAAGAAAAGTCATTGCTCTAATTAGCTTAGCCGCCGCCACAAGCACAGCATTAATTGCTTGTGCTCCGGACGATAGCCCAACCGCAGATGGAGCAGCCGGCCAAGGGGAAACCCTCGTCGTCTATTCCGGTCGTGGCGAAGATCTCATCGGCCCGATGTTTGAGCGTTTTGAAGCGGAAACCGGTATTAGTGTCGATGTTCGTTATGGGGACACCGCCGAACTGGCTGCCACCATCCTCGAAGAAGGACAAAACTCCCCGGCAGATATCTACTTCGCCCAAGATGCCGGGGCATTAGGAGCCTTACAAATCGAAGGTCGCACCCGTAATATTCCCGAGAACCTACTTGACCAAGTTGACCCACGCTTTCGGTCCCGAGAAGGGCAATGGATTGGCATCACCGGCCGGGCCCGAGTCTTTGCCTACAACACCGATATGCTCGATGCTGACGAGGTTCCCGACTCCATCTGGGACTTAACCGAACCGGAATGGTCGGGTCGGGTTGGCTGGGCCCCCACTAATGGTTCCTTCCAAGCCTTCGTCTCCGCTGTGCGAGAACATGAAGGAGAAGAGCGGGCCCGGGAATGGCTCGAAGCCATGCAAGCTAATGATCCTCAAGTGTTTCGCAACAACACCTCAATTGTTGAAGGTCTCGGTCGTGGTGAAGTTGAAGTGGGGTTAGTGAATAACTACTACCTAGCCCGTTTCCAAGCCGAAGACCCCAACTTCCCTGTCGCTCACCATTACCCTAGCGGTGATGTCGGTTCCATGATCAACATTGCCGGTGTGGCCATCCTGGATACCACCGACCAACCTGAGGCCGCCGAAGCCTTTGTTGCGTTTATGCTCAGCCCCGAGGCTCAACAACACTTCGCAGAGGGGAACAGTGAGTATCCCTTAATTGCCGGAATTGATCCCCCCGACAATCAATTGCCCATTTCTGAGATTAACCCCCCAGATATCGACCTAAGCAGCTTAGAAGACTTGGAAGGAACCCTGAGTCTTTTACAAGAAACCGGGGCTTTGTAG
- a CDS encoding ABC transporter permease, whose product MELQSQPAKAQFPPSGRSRPPLFLVLMASLVAVGMALPLVYLVLRALGIGVVDFWAILQRPRTIQVFFNSIGMVLAVTILSALIAIPLAFLTVRTDLPGRRFWGVTSTLPLAIPTYVGSFALLAFAGPRGSMLQILLEPWGVQRLPSIYGWTGVILATTLFSYPYLLLTVRASLQGMDPAMEEASMSLGYSHSETFWRVTLPQLRPAIAAGALLVSLYSLQDFGTPALMRFNSFTRIIFLQYRASFDRSMAAALALVLVALVGCILWLEYRARSKAAYYSSGSASQHQPKLIPLGPWKWLALAFCSLVFLSSLVMPLTVLVFWLGRGMTAGQSAIDLVRAMLPSAVNSIYGSGLAALIAVIFALPIAILAVRFPSPLSSLLERLSYIGFGMPGIVVALSLVFFGANYARALYQTLPMLLFAYLVLFIPQGVGTLRSSLLQVSPSLEESARSLGRTPWQTLREVTIPLVRPGIISGAMLIFLTAIKELPATLLLSPIGFRTLATEIWQATAENAAFTQAAVASLMMLVVSTLATLIILSQERLSRNRE is encoded by the coding sequence ATGGAACTACAATCCCAACCGGCCAAAGCGCAATTTCCGCCCTCAGGGCGATCGCGGCCTCCCTTGTTCCTGGTTCTCATGGCCAGCCTAGTGGCAGTGGGGATGGCATTGCCCTTGGTATACCTGGTGTTGCGAGCCTTGGGAATCGGAGTGGTGGACTTCTGGGCAATTTTGCAACGGCCGCGCACCATTCAGGTCTTTTTTAACAGTATTGGCATGGTCTTGGCGGTGACGATTCTCTCCGCCCTAATTGCCATTCCCCTGGCCTTTCTCACCGTCCGCACCGACTTACCCGGGCGGCGATTTTGGGGGGTCACCTCCACCCTGCCCCTAGCAATTCCCACTTATGTGGGTAGCTTCGCCCTGCTGGCCTTTGCCGGTCCCCGAGGCAGTATGCTGCAAATTCTCCTAGAACCCTGGGGGGTACAGCGGCTGCCCTCGATTTATGGCTGGACTGGGGTGATTTTAGCCACGACCCTGTTTTCCTATCCCTATCTTCTCCTGACGGTGCGAGCCAGTCTCCAGGGAATGGACCCCGCCATGGAAGAGGCCTCCATGAGTCTCGGCTATAGCCATTCTGAAACCTTTTGGCGTGTGACCTTGCCCCAATTACGGCCCGCGATCGCCGCCGGGGCCTTGCTGGTGTCCCTCTATTCTCTGCAAGACTTTGGAACGCCGGCCCTGATGCGTTTTAACTCCTTTACGCGCATCATCTTCCTCCAATATCGGGCCAGCTTCGATCGCAGTATGGCCGCCGCCCTAGCACTGGTCTTAGTGGCCCTAGTAGGCTGTATCCTCTGGTTAGAATACCGGGCCCGTTCCAAAGCGGCCTACTACAGCAGTGGTTCCGCCAGCCAGCATCAGCCTAAATTAATTCCCCTAGGCCCCTGGAAATGGTTAGCCTTGGCCTTCTGTAGCCTCGTGTTCCTCTCGTCCCTGGTCATGCCCTTGACTGTATTAGTCTTTTGGCTCGGACGGGGCATGACAGCGGGCCAAAGTGCGATCGACCTCGTCCGTGCCATGCTCCCCTCGGCGGTCAATTCCATTTATGGCTCAGGCTTAGCGGCTCTCATCGCCGTCATCTTCGCCCTCCCCATCGCCATTCTCGCCGTCCGCTTTCCCAGTCCTCTAAGCAGTCTCTTGGAACGACTGTCTTACATCGGCTTTGGGATGCCGGGAATTGTGGTCGCCCTATCCCTAGTCTTTTTTGGGGCCAACTATGCCAGGGCCCTATACCAGACCCTGCCCATGCTCCTGTTTGCCTATTTAGTCCTCTTCATCCCCCAGGGCGTGGGAACCCTACGCAGTTCTCTATTACAAGTCTCCCCAAGTCTAGAGGAGTCGGCCCGCAGTTTAGGGCGAACCCCCTGGCAGACCCTACGAGAAGTGACCATTCCCCTAGTCCGTCCAGGGATTATCAGTGGAGCGATGCTGATTTTCCTGACGGCCATCAAAGAACTCCCAGCGACCTTATTACTCTCTCCCATCGGCTTCCGCACCCTCGCCACGGAAATCTGGCAAGCCACCGCCGAAAACGCCGCCTTCACTCAAGCGGCCGTGGCCTCCCTCATGATGCTCGTCGTCTCCACCCTAGCTACTCTGATCATCCTTTCCCAAGAGCGACTCAGCCGGAATAGGGAATAG
- a CDS encoding HU family DNA-binding protein, which yields MNKGELVDRVAAKANVTKKEADAVLTAALETIVEAVSSDDKVTLVGFGSFEARDRKAREGRNPKTGDKMVIPATKVPAFSAGKLFKEKVAPSN from the coding sequence ATGAATAAAGGAGAACTCGTCGATCGCGTGGCCGCGAAAGCGAATGTCACGAAAAAGGAAGCTGACGCCGTCCTGACCGCCGCCCTGGAAACCATTGTGGAAGCGGTTTCCAGCGATGACAAAGTCACTCTGGTCGGCTTTGGTTCCTTTGAAGCCAGAGATCGTAAAGCCCGTGAAGGCCGTAACCCCAAAACCGGTGACAAAATGGTTATCCCCGCTACCAAGGTTCCCGCCTTCTCCGCTGGCAAACTGTTTAAGGAAAAGGTTGCCCCGAGCAACTAG
- the urtE gene encoding urea ABC transporter ATP-binding subunit UrtE, with product MLQASGLNVYYGESHILRDVDLSVPMGQMVCLIGRNGVGKTTLLKTIMGLLAPRSGRINFCDRPLLPLSTPRRAQAGIGYVPQGREIIPRVTVKENLLLGLEARPGRSKKVIPPEIFELFPVLETMLGRMGGDLSGGQQQQLAIARALMGQPRLLLLDEPTEGIQPSIILEIEAAVRRIIERTGISVLLVEQHLHFVRQADRYYAMQKGGIVASGETQDLSQEVIQEFLAV from the coding sequence ATGCTACAAGCCTCGGGATTAAATGTGTATTATGGCGAAAGTCATATCTTGCGGGATGTGGATTTGAGTGTCCCCATGGGTCAGATGGTCTGTCTGATTGGTCGTAATGGGGTGGGTAAAACGACCTTGTTGAAGACCATTATGGGGTTGTTAGCGCCTCGGAGTGGGCGTATCAATTTTTGCGATCGCCCTCTGTTACCCCTATCGACTCCTCGCCGGGCCCAAGCGGGGATTGGCTATGTTCCCCAAGGTCGCGAGATTATCCCTCGGGTGACGGTTAAGGAAAATCTCTTACTGGGGTTAGAGGCTCGTCCAGGACGCTCGAAGAAGGTGATTCCCCCTGAGATTTTTGAGCTATTCCCGGTTTTAGAGACCATGTTGGGGCGTATGGGGGGAGACTTGAGTGGTGGACAACAGCAACAGTTGGCGATCGCCCGGGCCCTCATGGGACAACCGCGCCTGCTGTTACTCGATGAACCCACGGAGGGGATTCAACCCTCAATCATCTTAGAAATTGAGGCCGCTGTTCGTCGCATCATCGAGCGAACGGGAATTTCAGTCCTCCTGGTGGAACAGCACTTACACTTCGTCCGCCAAGCCGATCGCTACTACGCCATGCAGAAGGGGGGAATTGTTGCCTCGGGAGAGACACAAGACCTCTCCCAAGAGGTGATTCAGGAGTTTCTAGCGGTTTAG
- the urtD gene encoding urea ABC transporter ATP-binding protein UrtD, whose product MTEKILEIDNLTVSFDGFKALNALTFSLDKGELRVIIGPNGAGKTTFLDTITGKVQPTQGQVHFKGRNLRNLNEHQISRLGIGRKFQTPRVYLNLSVRDNLDLACNRRKGVFQTLFGKPDHGERLTVSGILQTIGLSAKANLEAALLSHGEKQRLEIGMLVAQAPDLLLVDEPVAGLTDEETENVGNLLLTLAENHSIIVIEHDMEFVRQIARTVSVLHQGSLLCEGTMDEIQNNPRVIEVYLGPSEEED is encoded by the coding sequence ATGACTGAAAAAATCCTGGAAATCGACAACCTCACCGTCAGCTTTGACGGCTTTAAAGCTCTCAATGCCCTGACCTTTAGTCTCGACAAAGGCGAGTTACGGGTCATCATTGGTCCCAACGGTGCCGGAAAAACCACCTTTCTCGATACCATTACCGGCAAAGTCCAACCCACTCAGGGTCAAGTCCACTTCAAAGGTCGCAATCTCCGCAACCTCAACGAACATCAAATTTCTCGCCTGGGCATTGGCCGCAAATTCCAAACCCCCCGGGTCTATCTCAATCTCAGCGTACGGGACAATCTCGATTTAGCCTGCAATCGCCGCAAAGGGGTATTTCAAACCCTATTTGGCAAACCCGATCACGGGGAACGGCTGACGGTTAGCGGGATTCTGCAAACCATCGGCTTAAGTGCCAAAGCGAACCTAGAGGCGGCCTTACTCTCCCATGGGGAAAAGCAACGCCTGGAAATTGGGATGTTGGTGGCCCAGGCCCCGGATTTACTGCTCGTGGATGAACCGGTGGCGGGGTTGACCGATGAGGAAACGGAAAATGTTGGCAATTTGCTCCTGACCCTGGCGGAGAATCACTCGATTATTGTGATTGAGCATGATATGGAGTTTGTACGGCAAATCGCCCGCACGGTAAGTGTCTTACATCAGGGGTCTCTCCTCTGTGAAGGAACTATGGATGAGATTCAAAATAACCCACGAGTGATTGAAGTCTATTTAGGGCCCTCGGAGGAGGAAGATTAA
- the urtC gene encoding urea ABC transporter permease subunit UrtC → MQPSKQPPSAAKSRRSKWWLEPAIALGIAIAFAVIMPLFLPVFRLRLLGRFVALAIAALGIDLIWGYTGLLSLGHGIFFALGGYAFAMHLNLQLPEGQIPNFFSLYGVDELPWIWQPFYSLPITLISIVLIPAIVAGLLGYLVFRNRIKGVYFSILTQAALLVFFNFFNGQQELINGTNGLSTNRYEIFGVASGAPEAQLAFFQLSTVMVALVYLLCRWLTQGRFGRMLVAIRDDEVRARFAGYDPTGFKILVFAVSGAIAGIAGALFTVQTGLITPGFMEVPFSIEMVIWVAVGGRASLIGAIIGTLLVRSAQTFLSEWSPEAWLFFQGALFLIVVTVLPQGLYGWFRDWAIPKLRSRFGLQPRLVSYPDIDLNPDVQQEKDELEHLDG, encoded by the coding sequence ATGCAACCCTCCAAACAACCTCCATCAGCCGCCAAATCTCGTCGTTCTAAATGGTGGCTGGAACCGGCGATCGCCCTGGGCATTGCGATTGCCTTTGCTGTCATCATGCCCTTATTTCTACCGGTGTTTCGCCTCAGACTATTGGGGCGTTTTGTGGCCCTGGCGATTGCTGCCTTGGGGATTGACCTCATTTGGGGATACACCGGTTTATTGAGTTTAGGACATGGCATTTTCTTTGCCCTCGGGGGCTATGCCTTTGCCATGCACCTGAATTTGCAACTTCCTGAGGGGCAAATTCCCAACTTTTTTAGTCTCTATGGTGTCGATGAACTGCCTTGGATTTGGCAACCCTTTTATTCCCTGCCCATTACCCTCATTTCGATTGTCCTGATTCCGGCGATCGTTGCGGGCCTCCTGGGGTATTTGGTCTTCCGCAACCGCATTAAAGGGGTCTATTTCTCCATTTTGACCCAAGCGGCTCTCTTGGTGTTCTTTAACTTCTTCAACGGACAGCAAGAACTCATCAATGGAACCAATGGACTCAGCACCAATCGTTATGAAATCTTTGGAGTCGCCTCGGGAGCGCCCGAAGCCCAGCTTGCCTTTTTTCAACTGTCCACAGTCATGGTGGCCCTGGTCTATTTACTCTGTCGCTGGTTGACTCAAGGGCGCTTTGGGCGAATGCTGGTGGCCATTCGTGATGACGAAGTGCGGGCCCGCTTTGCTGGCTATGATCCCACGGGTTTTAAGATTTTAGTCTTTGCAGTTTCCGGGGCGATCGCCGGGATTGCTGGGGCCCTGTTTACCGTGCAAACGGGACTGATTACCCCCGGTTTTATGGAAGTTCCCTTTTCCATCGAAATGGTGATTTGGGTCGCCGTGGGGGGACGGGCCAGCCTCATTGGGGCGATTATCGGCACGCTGCTGGTTCGTAGTGCCCAAACCTTCCTTAGTGAATGGTCTCCCGAAGCCTGGTTATTCTTCCAGGGGGCCTTATTCCTGATTGTGGTGACGGTTCTTCCTCAGGGACTGTACGGTTGGTTCCGGGACTGGGCCATTCCCAAACTGCGATCGCGCTTCGGCCTGCAACCGCGCCTGGTTAGCTATCCAGACATCGACCTCAACCCGGACGTACAACAGGAAAAAGACGAACTCGAACACCTCGATGGCTAG
- the urtB gene encoding urea ABC transporter permease subunit UrtB, with the protein MIELAVGIFNGIGIGSVLLIAALGLAIVFGLMGVINLAHGELMMLGAYATFVVQNVFRDLDAGDGVFGLYIIVALPVAFLVSAIAGLILERGVIRFLYGRPLETLLATWGVSLILRQLVRSVNWLLTIAILLFCALFFGGMWLLRRRPNWEGMKGWAIAILLPLSLAIAGVAGWAMTGNAALARPWFGPRNLDVRTPPWLRGGFELGAYRLPYSRMFIIVLTILCLVGIYWFFNRSDWGLRIRSVTQNRNMSACLGIPTGTVDALTFALGSGLAGIAGCAITLLGSVGPNVGQNYIVDTFMVVVVGGVGNIFGAIIAALTIGVSTYLLGSGALARVFEDINSLQFVAEFLRFFTSTSMARVMVFALIIAFLQVKPSGIFPQKGRTAEL; encoded by the coding sequence ATGATCGAGCTTGCTGTTGGTATTTTTAACGGCATTGGCATCGGGTCAGTCCTCCTTATCGCCGCCTTAGGTTTGGCGATTGTGTTTGGGCTGATGGGTGTTATTAACTTGGCTCACGGTGAGTTAATGATGCTGGGTGCTTATGCCACGTTTGTGGTTCAAAATGTCTTCCGAGATTTGGATGCCGGTGACGGGGTATTTGGACTTTATATTATTGTGGCTCTCCCGGTGGCGTTTTTAGTTTCCGCGATCGCGGGGCTGATTTTGGAGCGGGGGGTGATTCGCTTTCTCTATGGCCGACCCCTCGAAACCCTGTTGGCAACCTGGGGGGTGAGTTTAATTTTGCGCCAGTTGGTGCGTAGTGTGAACTGGCTGTTGACGATCGCCATTCTTCTCTTTTGCGCTCTCTTTTTCGGGGGAATGTGGCTGCTACGTCGTCGGCCCAACTGGGAGGGGATGAAAGGGTGGGCGATCGCCATCCTGTTGCCTCTGTCATTGGCGATCGCCGGAGTTGCTGGCTGGGCCATGACCGGTAACGCTGCCCTGGCTCGGCCCTGGTTTGGTCCGCGCAATCTGGATGTGAGGACTCCCCCTTGGCTGCGGGGAGGCTTCGAGTTGGGGGCCTATCGCCTGCCCTATTCCCGGATGTTCATTATTGTGTTGACGATTCTCTGTCTGGTGGGAATTTACTGGTTCTTTAATCGCTCCGATTGGGGATTACGGATTCGTTCGGTGACTCAGAATCGCAATATGAGTGCCTGTTTAGGGATTCCCACGGGGACTGTGGATGCTCTGACATTTGCCCTTGGCTCAGGATTAGCCGGGATTGCCGGCTGTGCCATCACCCTCCTGGGGTCTGTGGGCCCCAATGTGGGACAAAACTACATTGTTGATACCTTCATGGTGGTAGTGGTTGGCGGTGTTGGTAATATATTTGGGGCAATTATCGCCGCTCTCACCATTGGGGTGAGTACCTATCTACTCGGATCTGGAGCCTTGGCTCGTGTGTTTGAGGATATCAACTCCTTGCAGTTTGTCGCGGAGTTTCTCCGCTTCTTCACCTCAACCAGTATGGCTCGGGTCATGGTCTTTGCCTTGATTATTGCCTTTTTACAAGTCAAACCCTCGGGGATCTTTCCCCAGAAAGGACGAACGGCTGAGCTGTAG